The Nitrospirota bacterium genome segment AAAGAAAAGTTCCCGGATAGATGATCGTATCTTTTCCAATGCTCACATCTTGATCAATATAGGTTGTTTCAGGATCAATCATCGTGACGCCTTCTTTCATCCAGCTCTCGGCAATCCGTTTTCTCAGACTTTTTTCCACCCTGGAAAGATCCAGACGGGAATTAATCCCCATGACCTCCTCCGAATCGACACACTTCAATGATTCTACTCTTTCCTTCGCTTGAACTCCGATCGCCAGGATATCCGTCAGGTAATACTCTTTTTGGGCATTCCTGGCCGTAATCCGCTTTAATCCATCGAACGCAAATTTGGACTGAATCAGGTAAATTCCGGAATTCACTTCCCGAATTTTCCTCTGGATGGGAGTGGCATCCTTCTCTTCGATAATTTTTTGCAGGATTCCCCGGCGGTTTCTGAGTATCCTGCCATAACCGAAGGGTTCTTCCAATTCTACGGTAAGGAGGGACAGCGTCGCGTTCTTGGATTGATGGTTTCGAATGAATGAGGTCAGCGTATTTTCTGAGATGAGAGGCGTATCGCCGTTTAAAATCAGAAGGGTCTTTTCACCTCCTGTATAGAGTTTATCCGCCTGGGCAAGGGCATGGCCGGTTCCCAGTTGTTTCTCCTGATAAACGAACTCAGCTTTCGGAAAAGCCTTGCGTACAACCTCCTTTACTTTTTCTTTCTGATATCCCAACACGATGACGATTCGGCCCAGAGGAAGGGATTTGACCCGCTCCAGGAGATGGAGAATCATCGGCTTCCCGCAGAGTGAATGGAGAACTTTGACCTGGCCCGATTTCATCCGAGTTCCGAGTCCGGCTGCCAGGACCACGATATCAACCGGCTTCAAGTGATCTCCCCGGACAACATCTCGGCCTTTTGAATAGGATGTTTGCCCTTTCCCGAAGGGGGATTATAGGCGCCGGTGGAGATAATCATCTTCATTCCTTCTTCCGCGGACATGGAAAGGGACTTCACTTCCTTTTCTGGAAACAGGAGCATATACCCTCCCGTCGGATTCGGGGTTGTCGGAACATAGACATTGATCAGGCGTTCTCCGGCACTCGACATGATCTCCTCATTCGGAATACCGGTTACAAATCCGATTGTAAAACAACCTTTTCTGGGAAATTCAACCAACACAACGCGGCTCAACTTTTCCTTATGCTGATTGGAAAAAGTGTCTACGATCGATTTAAAAAGAGAATAGATATTTCGTACTAAAGGAACTTTTTGGAGGAACTCCTCCCAGATTTGAACCAGCTTTCGACCAAAGATATTGGTCACCAGGACACCGCTTAGAAAAATAAGCGACAGAAGTAATATAATTCCAAACCCGGGAATATAAAAATTGAATTCACGTTGAAGGTATCCCCCCAACACGCCATCTAGGGAGGTAAACAGGGTTTTCAAGATCAGGTAGGTTCCCCACATCGGGGTAATTACAAGAAGGCCCGTAATAAAATACTTTCGAATAAATTGGCCCAACTTTGACAAGGAATTCATTTCCAGTAGGATAAGGTAAACCGGATGTTAGAATAAAAATAATACCTATTTTTTGCGGGCCACGCAAGTTCTTTTAAACCGAATCGTCTGCGGGAAGGCGTTTAATCGATCTGTCACGAGGCCCTATTTGCATTTTCCCACTTTTTGGATTATATTTTCATCTGAAATGAAATTGAAAGCTTCTAAAAATGGCATCCAAAATCTGTTATGACAATTGTCGAACTCGCCCTGATCAATATCCGCCACTTCAAAGAAGCAAAGAAGATCCTTTTAAAACCTGGATTCAACTTGTTACAGGGAGGAAATGGAGCTGGAAAATCGACATTATTCAATGTCTTTAGAGATATCTTTTTCCCGGACTATGAGGCCTATCCTCCAGACGGATCTTCCCAGGGGGCGATCTCCTTTAAATTGGATAATGGTGAAATTTACAGATTGCTCAGGAATTTTTCAAAGCATTCCGTCCAGCTTTACAAACTCGATCCAGGCGCCAATAAATTCTCGCTGATCGAGAAAGAACCCACCCAGATTCAAAACCTCCTCTTTTCATACCTGAAGCTGGAAAATTTCTCGAAAGAAATGATCTCTTCCTTCTTTTTTATCGGTCGATCTTCACTTCCCTCACAGTCACCATTAAGGAGAACGAGACCTGCATCCGCTGTCGCCATGAATGTCGAGAAGAAGATCGAGAATCCCTCGAATCTTAAAAATACTCTGGAAGAGCTCAAGAAAGAAGAAGCCAAAGCAGATTTGCTTGCCCAAAAAGAGAGTGAGATGCTCGATTATAAAGATAAGATATTTTCTATAAAAAGAACTTTAAACGAGCTGGAAACAGTTGAATCCGGACTTCTCGGCTTATCCGAGAAGGAAAAAATATTTTCGGGCTTTTCGACAGTTCCAAAAGATATCGGTCAAATCATTGACGATTATGAAAAGGCGATACTCGAGAAAAACAGTGAAGAACAGCAACTGATAGAAGAGAAAGAATTTATTGAACAACAATTATCGATGGATCAACAAAATCTCCTCCAAAATAAATTTCTTTGGGCCGGCGGGATGACCGTCGCTATTTTTCTTCTCCTCCCGTTCTTTCTGGACCTCGACGGCGTTTTAAAACAAATCGATCTGATCGGTCTCCTGGCCGGCATCGGTCTGGCCCTCTTCTCACTGATTAAGGATTTTAACAAAATCTCGCAAAGAAAAGTCTGGAACACGAAACTTGAAAATAAAAATAAAAATATCGAAATGTTAAATGCAAGATTTAACCGTGAACATGTCAAATACTTCGGTCTGCTTCAAAAAACCAATTCTGCCAGCAGGGAGGAATTTGAGACCAAACTGTCTGTTTATCGCCAGCTCAAAGAGGAGGAAGGAGCTCTTCTGCAGAAGAAACAGAGCCTACTCGTCCAAAAGTCAAAAGAGACTCTTCTATCCGAACTCAAGGAATCATCCGAGAAAGCGGATCTTTCCGAAAAGGAGATTAACAAGATAAAACCCGGAACGAAAGATCCTTATGTCATTCAGCAGGAAATTAAGACCCTGGAAGAATCTCTCGCAGCCGGAAATGCATCTTT includes the following:
- the glmU gene encoding bifunctional UDP-N-acetylglucosamine diphosphorylase/glucosamine-1-phosphate N-acetyltransferase GlmU, which gives rise to MKPVDIVVLAAGLGTRMKSGQVKVLHSLCGKPMILHLLERVKSLPLGRIVIVLGYQKEKVKEVVRKAFPKAEFVYQEKQLGTGHALAQADKLYTGGEKTLLILNGDTPLISENTLTSFIRNHQSKNATLSLLTVELEEPFGYGRILRNRRGILQKIIEEKDATPIQRKIREVNSGIYLIQSKFAFDGLKRITARNAQKEYYLTDILAIGVQAKERVESLKCVDSEEVMGINSRLDLSRVEKSLRKRIAESWMKEGVTMIDPETTYIDQDVSIGKDTIIYPGTFLLNGSSVGEECILRSHVTISNSEIGKGTTIKEFCVISESRIKEGAIVGPFAHIRPGTLLHQNARIGNFVEIKKSEIGTGSKVNHLSYIGDAILGKRVNVGAGTITCNYDGHQKYQTIIGDDVFIGSDTQLIAPIRVEDGSLIGAGSTIVEDVPRNSLALSRMKQIIKKDWVIRNRNKQNRKKKEK
- a CDS encoding DUF502 domain-containing protein, giving the protein MSKLGQFIRKYFITGLLVITPMWGTYLILKTLFTSLDGVLGGYLQREFNFYIPGFGIILLLSLIFLSGVLVTNIFGRKLVQIWEEFLQKVPLVRNIYSLFKSIVDTFSNQHKEKLSRVVLVEFPRKGCFTIGFVTGIPNEEIMSSAGERLINVYVPTTPNPTGGYMLLFPEKEVKSLSMSAEEGMKMIISTGAYNPPSGKGKHPIQKAEMLSGEIT
- a CDS encoding AAA family ATPase, whose product is MTIVELALINIRHFKEAKKILLKPGFNLLQGGNGAGKSTLFNVFRDIFFPDYEAYPPDGSSQGAISFKLDNGEIYRLLRNFSKHSVQLYKLDPGANKFSLIEKEPTQIQNLLFSYLKLENFSKEMISSFFFIGRSSLPSQSPLRRTRPASAVAMNVEKKIENPSNLKNTLEELKKEEAKADLLAQKESEMLDYKDKIFSIKRTLNELETVESGLLGLSEKEKIFSGFSTVPKDIGQIIDDYEKAILEKNSEEQQLIEEKEFIEQQLSMDQQNLLQNKFLWAGGMTVAIFLLLPFFLDLDGVLKQIDLIGLLAGIGLALFSLIKDFNKISQRKVWNTKLENKNKNIEMLNARFNREHVKYFGLLQKTNSASREEFETKLSVYRQLKEEEGALLQKKQSLLVQKSKETLLSELKESSEKADLSEKEINKIKPGTKDPYVIQQEIKTLEESLAAGNASFSLESGSLAPEEGISLPTNNASGSISTFLENDWDLLLKHCGLDLVQMNQVVQKIVHRIAGDRFEIQIAEQGMITLNPPQETLSPGTLDQIFWSLVVFRLELLRNITFPLFLDDPLVTIDPARQALIIASLRDLSKGRQVIFLSNTPYPVESANLIKL